A region from the Alphaproteobacteria bacterium genome encodes:
- the cysC gene encoding adenylyl-sulfate kinase, whose translation MDVLAAQFGQEPQCHREQMKIVIVGHVDHGKSTLIGRLFHDTDSLPDGKFEQIQMLCKKRGMPFEWSFLMDALQAERDQGITIDTSQIWFKTPLRDYVIIDAPGHKEFLKNMISGAANSEAALLIIDAKEGVKEQSKRHGYLLHLLGVRQIAVAVNKMDLVGYDENVFRQIEQEYREYLKDIGVVPTYIIPISAREGDNIIKTSDKMKWYTGPAVIEALDHFKKQPASAELPLRFPVQDVYKFDERRIIAGRIESGSIRVGDNIIFSPTNKMVKVKSIESWNGSRDLPTVEHASAGMSVGITLEDQIFVERGHVISHVQQAPFLTNIFRARIFWLDDKPLVIGERYKLKINTSSYEVEVKEIERVVDTSDLGHHVKERVERNDVAEVIFRIKGLAAMDSFNENADTGRFMLVRGFRPVGGGIIDLYGFTNQRVDVEIKSKNIHAVDIRITPEQRALRNGHKGGVLWFSGLSGSGKTTLALELQQHLFNKGYHVYVLDGDNIRGGLSADLGFAPEDRSENIRRVSEVAALFANAGMIVITAFISPYRQDRHRARTAAPSSFHSIYIKADVATCEKRDPKGLYQKARKGEIKEFTGISAPYEEPDNPDLIVDTENCDILTSVKMLLDYVEKNLVESVADLDAKATTGSGI comes from the coding sequence ATGGATGTTCTTGCAGCACAATTTGGCCAGGAGCCACAATGTCATCGCGAACAAATGAAAATTGTGATTGTGGGTCACGTGGATCATGGTAAATCAACCTTAATTGGCCGTTTGTTCCATGATACGGATTCTTTGCCCGATGGCAAATTTGAGCAAATTCAAATGTTATGCAAAAAGCGTGGTATGCCGTTTGAGTGGTCATTCTTAATGGATGCACTGCAAGCAGAACGCGATCAGGGAATTACCATCGATACATCGCAAATCTGGTTTAAAACACCGTTGCGTGACTATGTTATCATTGATGCTCCAGGCCATAAAGAATTCTTAAAAAACATGATTTCTGGTGCGGCGAACAGTGAGGCGGCCCTATTAATTATTGATGCCAAAGAAGGTGTTAAAGAACAATCTAAGCGCCATGGTTATTTGCTGCATTTGTTGGGGGTCCGCCAGATAGCTGTTGCTGTCAATAAAATGGATTTGGTGGGATATGATGAAAATGTGTTCAGGCAAATTGAGCAGGAATATCGTGAGTATCTCAAAGATATTGGCGTCGTGCCTACCTATATTATTCCAATCTCGGCTCGTGAAGGCGATAATATCATCAAGACATCGGATAAGATGAAATGGTACACGGGTCCTGCGGTTATTGAAGCATTGGATCATTTTAAAAAACAGCCTGCTTCTGCAGAATTGCCGTTGCGCTTTCCGGTTCAGGACGTTTATAAATTTGACGAGCGTCGCATCATTGCCGGTCGTATTGAAAGTGGATCGATTCGCGTCGGTGATAATATCATTTTTTCTCCTACCAATAAAATGGTGAAGGTCAAATCCATCGAGAGCTGGAATGGCAGCCGTGATTTGCCAACTGTAGAGCACGCATCTGCGGGCATGTCCGTTGGAATTACACTGGAAGACCAGATTTTTGTCGAACGTGGCCATGTAATCAGTCATGTTCAGCAAGCGCCTTTTTTGACAAATATTTTTAGAGCAAGGATTTTTTGGTTGGATGATAAGCCTCTTGTTATTGGTGAGCGCTATAAATTAAAAATCAATACGTCTAGTTATGAAGTCGAAGTGAAAGAAATTGAACGCGTAGTTGATACATCCGATCTTGGGCATCATGTCAAAGAGCGTGTTGAACGCAATGATGTAGCCGAAGTCATCTTTAGAATTAAAGGGCTGGCAGCAATGGATTCGTTTAACGAAAATGCTGATACTGGTCGTTTTATGTTAGTGCGCGGGTTTAGACCGGTCGGTGGTGGTATTATTGATCTATATGGATTTACCAACCAACGTGTCGATGTGGAAATTAAATCCAAAAATATTCACGCGGTGGATATTCGTATTACACCGGAACAGCGCGCGCTGCGCAATGGCCACAAGGGTGGCGTGTTATGGTTTAGTGGCTTATCGGGTTCAGGAAAAACGACCCTGGCACTTGAATTGCAACAGCATTTGTTTAACAAGGGCTATCATGTGTACGTGCTTGATGGTGATAATATCCGTGGTGGTTTAAGTGCCGACCTTGGATTTGCCCCTGAAGACCGTTCAGAAAACATTCGGCGTGTCAGTGAAGTTGCCGCATTGTTTGCCAATGCTGGGATGATTGTCATTACGGCATTTATTTCTCCTTACCGTCAGGATCGTCATCGGGCGCGTACGGCAGCACCTTCGTCTTTCCACAGTATCTATATCAAAGCAGATGTAGCAACCTGTGAAAAACGCGACCCTAAAGGCCTTTATCAAAAGGCACGCAAAGGTGAAATTAAAGAATTTACAGGCATTTCAGCTCCTTACGAAGAGCCCGATAATCCAGATTTGATTGTCGATACCGAAAATTGCGACATCTTGACAAGCGTTAAAATGCTTCTTGATTATGTTGAGAAAAATTTGGTTGAAAGTGTCGCCGATTTGGATGCAAAAGCCACTACCGGCAGTGGCATTTAA